The following nucleotide sequence is from Solanum dulcamara chromosome 7, daSolDulc1.2, whole genome shotgun sequence.
AAGTACTGTTGTGACCTATGCCTCAGACAAAGCAGATAAAAGAATTACAAGTAAGGTATTATCCACTCCCAAAAAAGCATACCTGAGATGTGTTGGCAATTGCTTCAACTCCAAGTTAGGAGCTTCTTCTAGAGATGGCTTTGGTAAAGGACCTAATTCTCTGTTCAAAGGTTCCACATTCTTTTTCCATATGCTGACATTTGGCATATCAAGTACGCTAGCTAACTCTTTAGCTTCCGTGTCCTCTTCAATATGTTGACCCATTACGACTTTTTCTAAAGGATCTTTTGCTAAAATGCATTGAGCTGAAACTTCCTCATCGATGCCAGTTATAACAGACAACTCTTTATAGACTGCAGGCAACTTTAGTGCCTGATATACATCGAACACCTCCACTTTGTCGTGTGCTGCCATAGTCAATATACCTGTATCCACATCAATAAGTGCACCACTTTTTTCTAAGAATGGATGCCCTAAGATAAAAGAAACCTCAGGATcaggctcaaaatctaatacaacaaaatcaacaagaacGATGAGGGATCCGACTTAAACTAACACACCTTCAATGATACCATCAGGTCTAGCTACAGAACGATCAACTAATTGCAATAAAATGGTTGTTGAATTAAGTTCTCCGAGACCTAATTTTTAAGAATAGATCTAGGAATTAAGCTTATACTAGCACCAAGATCATAGAGACCTCTTGCATTACTATACTTACTAATAGTTACCTTTACAGTGAAACTACCTAGATCTTTTTGTTTAGCTAGAAGCTTAactttgttcaagattcttgaactacactcttcaATGAGTGTCACTGTTTCAAATCCAGCTAACTTGCTCTTATTGGCCACAATATCTTTGAAaaacttggcatattttggaatGACCTACAACACatcaattaaaggtaagttagTTTGTACTTGTTTAAGCAtgtctatgaatttttcaaaatattcctcctcttttttctttttaaatttttgtggaAATGGGAGAGGTGGTTTTATTTTCTGCTCTTGCCCCGTCTGTGGTCGGCTAGATTCACTAGCTTCAATTTTCGTAGCTTTACCTTTGCCTTCATTACCTTTGATTTATGGCACTAGCTCAACTAATGCTCGTCTACTTTGAGTGCTCACAACATTTACTTGCTTGGGGTTTGGATCAGTGTTACCTAGTAAACTACCTCCCGTGCACAAATTTTGTGCACTAGCTAGCTATCCCACCTATTTTACTAAATTTTGGGTAGTGATTTGGTATTGATGCACGTCTACAGCTAGCTTAGCTTGGTcattcatgagatttttaagCATGTCTTCCACACTCATGTTTTCTCCATtgcttgattgttggttactCTGGTCTTACTAGTTATAGTGCTGGCCTCCAACTTGTAGTTTATATGGATCGCATCCTTGATTGTTGTACTGTTGCCCGCTCCCTTGTGGTCTTAATTATGTTGGCCCTTGATATTAGTTTTGCTGATTTCCACCCCATGAGAATTTAggatggtttctccaatttgggttgtaagtatTTCCATAGTTCTGGTTACCTTCACCCTTAGGTACATTACCCACGAAATTCACCGACTCAGGATTAGCTCTATAATATTCTGCCAACATGCCTTCTTGCTCTTAAACTATAGGTCTAGAATTTCCTCCATTCCACTCAGAATTTCCCTGAGATATGCGATTCAGAAATGTATATAGCTCATCATAGGTTTTCTCCAATGCTTGTCCACTTACAGCAGaatcaaaaagaattttggtgttgaGTTCCAACCCTTCTATGAAGGTATGGACGAACACCTCTTtagcttgatgatggtgaggacAACTAATGAGTAAAGATTTAAAACTGTCCCAAGATTGGTATaaattttctccaaatttttgcttaaagcttaaaattttAACCCTCAACTTAGTTGTCTTCCCCGAAGAAAAGAACCTGATAAAAATTTATGAGTCAAATCAATCCATGCAGTGATTGAATTTAGAGGTGTTCGATGTATATGAGGCACTAAAGTTGTATGCAGTCTATGAGTTGTCTGCTATAACTGGCATTGATGAGGAAGTCTCAGCTCAATGCATTTTAGCTAAAGATCCTTTGGAAAGAGTCGTGatgggtcaagatattgaataagatatgaaagctaaagATTTAGCTAGTGTACTTGATATGCCAAATGTCAGCATGTGGAAAAAGAATGTGGAACCTTTGAACAGAGAATTGAGTCCTTCACCGAAGCCATCTCTAGAAGAAGCTCCTAACTTGGAGTTGAAGCAATTGTCAGGACATCTCAAGTATGCTTTTTTGGGAGTGAATAATACCTTACTTGTAATTCTTTTATCTGCTTTGTCTGAGGCATAGGTCACAACAGTACTTGAGGTATTAAAAAGGCACAAGAAGGCAATTGGAGGCAAATGGATGATCTTCACGGTATCATCCCTGCTTTGTGCATGTTTAGAATTTTcatggaagaaggacataaggCTAGTGCGCAACCACAACGTCGGTTGAATTCCATCATAAAAAAGGTtgtgaagaaagagataattaagtggctAGATGCAGGCATAATATACCCAATCTCTGACAGTAAGTGGGTAAGTCCAGTTCAGTGTGtaccaaagaaagggggaatgATTGCAGTTACTAATAAGAAAAATGAGTTAATCCCCATAAGAACAATAACTGGGTGGTGCATGTAACACCTCGGATTCTTTTTCCGCCAAAACTCAAGCCATTCTTCATGTGCGTTTAGGATCGAACTCGGTGACTCCTAGTTGTATATataagttaggatcaatttctaagtatttaaagtgtattagatgtgatttagggtcataaggtatCCCTAGAACaaagccgagtccaaagaattcgtttcgcctaagtttctgaatgagttcgtataagagtAAACTTCAAACGGTCATAACTCCTAGAATACAATGAATTGGGTGGACCATTagctataaaattaaaggtctttgagttttctttctaacgccaccaagattgtatttttccgagtttggagtcaaaagttatgattggTCGAACAAAGAGGTCCGTGACAGgtctgcgtcgcggacctgcagcgaactttgacaatttttccagatttctttTTTTGTCGACCAGAAAGGTGCGTGACAGGTCCGCATCGTGGACCTGTCGCGGACTTGTCCCGATTTCCAGATTTTGGAGGggcattttgggaaaattacctaatacctatatatatacaacttggaCGTGTTTTGGATGATAATTTTCAATCTTTTGcctctccaaagaaccctaattctcatccccttctctctcaaatcatctccaacaagatttccCCTCAAGATTCAAGGATTCAaactttccattgaagacctaacaacaaggtttcttcaaaatatactctaagatatgtaaggctaatctaaaatatggattgagttcttccatatgccccatgtatgtgttggataggtgttgtgaaagatttgaacctccTAGGATGGTTTTcttgaaacttttcctaaaccctagaatatcttTATATACTAGAAATTGATGGATAATTTCATAACTTGATTCTTAAATAGTcaactttcatattattgactacaaatgtatctttgtaaatagatttataggtattgacgatattcttgagttgagttttgttgagagtatggattcatgtttcattcacatgaacccaagatgagatttctttgtcataaatgtcttgaggttgagatggatgattttgtgtatatgtgtattaattggaataaaaagaatgaattggatagttaagaatgtccttttacttctataaaatgaacataggactaaaataaggattttggagttcATGTTtggtgatgatgtgatgatgatgtttgacgatgatgtgaatgatgatatttgatgatgatgcgatgatgatgtttgatgatgatgtgaatgatgatacttgacgatgatgtgaatgaagatgctatgttgatgagggtgttgtgtgatgaagtagattggagtctaatgtaattatgtgatatgtgatttgcataatttgattgattggagtcttatgagcattttgaaaataaatgatctcttgagaaggagttttaaataaatgattatgagcatttttgtataaactatttatacgttattttgagttttaaagaatgattatttccatctatgattttaaaaaagagtttaagcatgagttgagtttgagaagttttttaattatttttgaacatgagtattttgagtataaatgagttgagcatttttactttaaaaatgccgatttttgagattgagttgagattgtataaattttaaagagaagagtttgatgatttaagatgagtcgatttgaaagaatgtCCAAGGAGGccatatttgattgagttttgaaaagagtccaatgagactaaatgagttgatttgaaaagagtccaatgaaactaaatgagtattttgagtattttactcacttgatagatatgagcatattgagtcttgggaggagtatcgagcaccaaattgggtaacaGTATAGTCCCTACTCGAACCAACAaactacgtcaccaaacgtaggaggggattgaactgttaaagtcggatgcttcccatgggatcgaacaattaaagtcggatgtttcctattttattgtcctgacatgataggacttgattggttatggacccatgattggttgatcgtTCATATTCTGGCaaagtatggacggacgtggcaacaatgtcggattgttgtactatcactcgcttaTATGATGATAGTtatcgattagagaaactcccaattgaatggattgtgcttgatatgattagTTTGAtggtgattgtagatgattgagttgaattgtaaaacattgcataatttaatttgcatatttatggagttgagtcctttgagttgattgttgagttgatggtatatgattagATCGGATTAGACGAtatgtgattagattggattagatgaattgtgattggattgaatagaatggtatgtgactagattggatttgattattaagttgaatgttgagttgattgtatataatcggattgggttagatgaattgtgagTAGAtcggattggatcggattatacatgattgaaagggatcgaattgtaaatgatttgattgaactgtattatacataattggattggattgtatggtatatgattggtctctgtctaaactgtattcttactttagacttatgacgccttatttgagtctctcttatctttctgatttgagatatgtggaccgatgttattctttcttgaggtatgttccattctgccatattacatactcgtacattccatgtactaacatccatttggacctgcatcatttcatgatgcagagacaggtttaagagatcttCAATaagagcatcattggggatctattcgcactcagcgtattggtgagtcctcccctacattcggaggacaccgcttatgtattcttgcgtcgagttagcctttttcattttgatttgaggtagccatgaacatgtcattggcaccaattagatagtagtgatagaggcttcatagactagatagtgatggatcgattgagtatttctttccttgaattattcttgtcaaactatttttaaatgacaaatattggagttgaattgttggcccatggcttttattctttgagttagattgatgatttgagttgcccaccgacTATTCTccttattttaagtcttccgttgATTGAATAGATGAACGGATgtctgatcaggctatgtggttcgcttgggagcgagaaatggtttctgagtgccggttacgtctagggtaccctcctggggcatGACAGTGCATATGCATGGACTATAGAAAGTTGAAATATGCCACGAGGAAAGATCACTATCATGTACCATTTATTGACTAAATGCATTTCAgtttagtgtaattttttatttcttgtgTCGATTGAAAATTGCTCTATACAAAACtaggtctgcgatgcggaccTTACTATCTCGACGCATCAACTCCAAAACTTGGAATTAAATCTCAGGGTCCAAGTGTGCGACGCAGACACGCTTTGTTGTAGTGTATTTTCTTCACCTTTTGCTCCCAACCActcctttgagctccactttTAATCCAATCATGCTTTGAGTGTCCATTTTTACTTAATTAAtcctgaaagtgtctaatcatacTAGTTGGTTataacaatacaaaatataaaaaatatgaactaaactctagGAATTTGCTCTCACTTTGACTAACGATTTATGGGTTATATTTgctattgggcacataaatgtacccaagatcattacaccaaaataaaatttatttatttctctcaAACCTCCCATAGAGACGAATTGTGGAATATACCCAAcccataatattttttatgtgtttCTCTCTAACCTCCCGTACAGGTGACTTGTGGCATATATCtaatcaataatatatttttatcacaTCTTGACTAATTCACTTTCAGAATGGTCGAGCATTCATGATGTTTATCACAAGTTGCATTGTTATAACGATCCATTAGGTCTtttt
It contains:
- the LOC129894705 gene encoding uncharacterized protein LOC129894705; amino-acid sequence: MKAKVIPKYAKFFKDIVANKSKLAGFETVTLIEECSSRILNKVKLLAKQKDLGLGELNSTTILLQLVDRSVARPDGIIEDFEPDPEVSFILGHPFLEKSGALIDVDTGILTMAAHDKVEVFDVYQALKLPAVYKELSVITGIDEEVSAQCILAKDPLEKVVMGQHIEEDTEAKELASVLDMPNVSIWKKNVEPLNRELGPLPKPSLEEAPNLELKQLPTHLRLAGQEYYCFLDGYSGYNHTITSEDQEKTRLPLTFQSLEIPLIPVDKAKIEVIENLPPPISVNGVRSFLGHAGFYWLFIKDFSKIARPMCSLLEKEAKFIFDDKCLQSFELLKKKLIEVPILIAPN